Proteins from a single region of Punica granatum isolate Tunisia-2019 unplaced genomic scaffold, ASM765513v2 Contig00443, whole genome shotgun sequence:
- the LOC116190455 gene encoding uncharacterized protein LOC116190455 — protein MNKKKVFNLAKGFRGRAKNCIRIARERVEKAQQYSYRDRRNKKRDMQSLWIQRINAGTRFHSVNYGNFMHGLMKENIQLNWKVLSELSMHEPLSFKALVDISRNAFLGNKNVVHPPRKVSIPVSV, from the exons ATGAACAAGAAAAAGGTGTTCAACCTGGCCAAGGGTTTCCGAGGCAGGGCGAAGAACTGCATTAGAATCGCGAGGGAGAGGGTCGAGAAGGCCCAGCAGTACTCCTACAGAGACCGCCGCAACAAGAAGCGTGATATGCAGTCTCTCTGGATCCAGCGCATCAACGCCGGCACTCGCTTCCACTCA GTCAATTACGGTAACTTCATGCACGGGTTGATGAAGGAGAACATCCAGCTGAACTGGAAAGTTCTGTCAGAATTGTCCATGCATGAGCCACTTAGCTTCAAGGCCCTTGTGGACATCTCCCGTAATGCCTTCCTTGGGAACAAGAATGTGGTTCATCCTCCCAGGAAGGTAAGCATTCCAGTCAGTGTCTAG